GACACACTATAATGATATCGGTAGTATTTTGAAAATACCTCGGAAACTAAAGCCGACCATCGGTTATATGTATAgaaaaaaattgttcaaaatgTTGAGCTTTACAACATATTTACAAATCATTGGATCGAAGTAGGTTTTCTACAAATTCTCCCACAAATTAATTTGTACATACTTTCTGTATTCCTACTTGTAAATTCAAAGTATCGTAAACACGTCTAAGCAATTATATGTATTTGCTATATTTGTCTTTTACGGATAATCGGATGTGTATAAAAATACAGCAACTCACTGCTTTGCCGACTACATGTTTTTCACGTGGGCACATGTGGGTAGTAAAATTATATCAGAAGAGATGAACTAATCTAATGAATAACATGGTGAAGACGACGCTTTTAGGAACTGTATCTTTTATTGTATATGTTATCGTGAATAACTAAACAATCAAAGgtaaaagatattaataaatttcgaAACGGAGATGAAATTAGTGAATTTTTTTCGTGTTATCTTAGTATGTTTTATCgtgtttattgaaatttctgAGCAAAATTTTAAAAATCCGACAGTTTTAATAACAATTTTAGTACGTAACAAAGCACATACATTACCATATTTCTTAACCTTCTTGGAACAACTGACTTACCCTAAAGAACGAATACATCTGTGGTAAGTATACATATATTCTAACCTTATTATTCCagcaaaattgttaaacgaCAATTGTAGAAATCACAATGTATAATTACATACATAAGGAGAGTAGAATTATATCTTTGATTGACTAAATGAGCAAAATTGAAagtaaatgcaattttttacaaTACCAAAACAGtaataaagaataatttttagtttcagtaagaaataaatctatatttattatattatcttcGAGTATAAAGCATTTCAGTtggattaaattttaaattaatggGCAAATACTGCTTAATAGTAATAATGCGTTTGAATGttataaacatttttaatatcttttgatcaCTTTATGTAAAATATGTTAATGCAGAAGCAATAATTGAAGTTGAAACATACCAATATATCATatttaaattctttttaaatattatagatgctttacttatttaatatatatatatttctcaatacttttgaattatttttaagCTGTAACAACTAAGATTACATACTTTGTTGAAGGATATGTAGTGATAATAATATCGATAACTCAATCGAAATATTATCAGCATGGCTAAAAAATGAAAGGAGCAAGTATCATGGAgttgaaataaattttgatgAAAAATCGAACGGATTCGAGGACGAAAATGAAATTGCCCATTGGTCACCACAAAGATTTTTACATGTGATAAATTTACGCGAAGAGGCACTTCATGCTGGAAGAAATATTTGGGCAGATTTCATTTGGGTAAAAACTCATTTTTTCATGTTTATTAAATTTTGATAaggttttacaattttcaatTATTGAGTAAcgcttttaaaaaaattatcttTTTGATTGTCTAGTATgaatctctctctccctctctttatATTCAATTTTAGATGCTCGATGCAGATGTTTTTCTAACAAACCCGAATACTCTTAACGAATTAATCTTGAAAAACGAAACTGTAGTTGCTCCGTTATTGAAGTCTGATGGCTTATATAGCAATTTTTGGGCTGGAGTGACCAGTGATTTCTACTATTTACGAACAGAAAAGTATGAACCCATTTTATTTCGGGAAATAAAAGGATGTTTCAACGTGCCTATGATTCATAGCGCCGTCCTTATAGATTTAAGAAAACATATTTCGGATCTTTTAACATATGATCCAAAAAATTTGAATCAGTACAGCGGTCCTATCGACGACATTATAACTTTTGCCGTCGGTGCTAATAATTCTGGTAAACTAATGCTTaagtttttataaaattttctcatttttggGCGCTTTCCATAAGTAATCTTTTCTTCCTCCTATTTATACTAGATATACCATTATCTATTTGTAATGATAATATTTATGGCTTCATCATGGTTCCgttggaagaaaaagaaacggtcACTGAAGATCTACAAAGATTAACCAATATTAAGACAGAAATATTATGTAAGTTAAACCAATCGTGAAAAAGGAAACTGAATTATACCTTACATCATGAAATTTTGATTTTTTCTCAGCCGACAATAATTACCTTCCATTATCAATGCATCTCGAGCGATTTGTACAATATCCTACCGAGGATACGTTGCAAGTGGACAACATTTATATGATAAATCTTTTAAGAAGACCAGAAAGGCGCGAGCGAATGCACAAACTTTTTAAAGAACTTGGAATTCGAGTAGAAACACATGATGCTGTTGATGGTAGGTAAGTCGTGAACACGTTAGTAAAtctacatatttgtatatttctttcatttttatgtTAAAATATTCTTGTTAATAATGATTGAAAGTCGTCAGTTTTCAATACCattataaataactttatattataatttacacGTTTGTCTATTCAGGATATTAAACCAGTCTGCTCTTGAGAAATTGGGAATAGAGATAATGGCAGGATACACTGATCCTTATCATAATCGGTAAGTTACAATGAAaaataaagtattaaaaatacCTTGAAATTAACATAAACAATTAATGATAAGGAAAATAATTATAGACCAATGACTATGGGTGAAATTGGTTGTTTTTTAAGCCATTACAATATCTGGAATAAGGTAATTGTACACCAAATTTGTGTAATCAAGTTATTAAATTAGTACACTAAAATTATATTGAACAATTGGAAAATTATATTAGGTAATAGAAAATGGCTTTAAAAGTATTATTGTCTTAGAAGACGACGTTCGTTTTGAACCGTTCTTCCGTCAAAAAgtaaattacattttaaaaGAATTGAAAGATCTTCAATTTGAGTGGGATTTGGTGTAAGTATTTAATATAtagaaaatttctttaataCCAAACTTAACTATAAAATTTGATTTGATTAAATATGAAATTctattttgttatatattagTTATCTGGGAAGAAAAAGATTAGCAGAAAATGCTGAATCTTGGATCGATGGATCAAAATATTTGGTACATGCTGGTTACAGTTACTGGACATTAGGATATATTTTATCTAGAAGTGGTGCAAAGAAACTAATAGAAGCAATGCCGTTAAAACAGTTATTACCCGTCGATGAATATCTTCCTATATTATCTGATGTTCATCCTAGGTAAAAGAAGGGaaacttaataaaatattttctcatGCTCCTTTCTTAAATAAGTCTTTTGTAATACTTTAATCGTATTTTACTATCATTATTCTTTCTATATATAGGGATGATTGGAAAGTACATTATACaaaacgaaatttaatattactTTCCGCAAATCCTTTATTAATTTATCCGACTCATTACACTGGTGAACAAGGATACATCAGCGATACAGAAAATTCTACGACTATATTTAACGACcaagatataaataaatcgaAACGCGAAGATCTATAAATACCATAAACATTGCCATAAtagatataagaaatatttaagtAGCCTCTTCTGCTTTAGCAAAAGCATTTTTACTACATTGCATTTATACTACATTTGCATTTATACTACAAGAATATCACTTTCAGAAAGTGATACATATAATGTAAGattcaaataatattttgtatttcttttttatgtaattttcttgtatttatatattgatactacatatatgttataatacatagtgtatatgtatatttcagtGTATGTATTCACAcacacattttctttttttacatcCAATTCCTCTTTTTCCAGCAATAAATATTCTTCTTTATCTGCAATATTAAATAAGAATGGGCGATTCTTTCAATTGTATTACATTGCAATTTATCATTAACTGAATGAAATTATCATTATGTAACAATTAGCCATTCAATATAACCACTAATATTGAAAGTATATGTCTATTTAATATCTGTCTAAATAATTATTGTGGATTTGGAGCCTATGATAAACATATGTACACACATTATACCATACATGTAAATATGCAAACTGTATGAACTCTATCCATTTGGAATATCTATTTGGAATATCTTTGTTGTTtcaaacaataaataaaaatgtttctaataaaaattatagaatttCGAGGAATACATAATATGATAATCGCGGTTTCTTGACAAATGGATGCGTAGAGGAGACACGAAggttatttttgtttttttgcatggaatcatatattttttaatatgttaatCAATCCATCAAAAAGTATTAATCTATCTCGAAAAACTATTAgtttaagatattttaatttgtcATATTTAACACAATTTAATTTGTCATATTTAAGACAAGAAAACACATGAAAACTAATAGTTTTTCAACATATGTAAATAGGTTAGTAATTTTTTGTAAACACCGAGATCGGTCAATTAACGTATTAAAAAACAtgattctatttaaaaaaacaaaaatgacTTTTGACCTGTATACATCCACTTATCAAGAAACCGCTAACtaccattatattatatattcctTTAAatcctatatttttatatttttgcgaACTGTTTGCAATAACGAAGATATTTGAAATAGACAGAATTCGTGGGCACATTGTATATACACACATCGATCGTTTAAAATTTCTCCTGAGGTCAAGAGGTGGAGTGTGCAGGGGTTAATTGTCCCTTATTTTATCCAACGGAAAGGTCTTTTCGGAATTTCGTCatcttcttttttctcattttcaaattttctctttttccatcCTCATTCTCTCTTATTCGTACCAACACCACACGGTCACCCACTACGAGCCAGTTAACTTGTGCCCAAACCGCAGGCTTGCTTTGACTTTGCTGTTAGTTCTTATGGGTATCACCCGGTAGTTCCTGCGTGGCTAAGCCCATTGGCGAATAAagttaattatatattacaatatgTAATAAATCCTTTAAAAAGACCGGTGCACCCGCCGAGAATCGAATCCGGAACCTTTTGGTAGTAACCGGCTAGACTGCGTACTTTGATACCAGTTCGccaatatataatacattatttcGTTAAGTATACAAGATCTTttgttaattataatattcgattgtctttaaaaaacaaatttaaaacAAGATATATGTAATAAACTTTACGATAAAACCGGTTATTTGTAGATATTGTGATGATCTTCCCTATAAATTCCCATTTTTGACAATCTATCAAAGAAAATTTCGCTCAATGAACACGCCGCTTAAAGTGCACTTCTGCTTTATCTGTAAAGCGAGGTGTGGTTAATTGGAACGGATGAGTGTTCAGTTTGTATTGTAGTGAAGATAtttttctttcgaataaaagcaaaaaCCGATCAAAACGAAAAGGGCACAATGCTTGGTCGTCTACCTGCATGTGTAATCGATGTGGGTACGGGgtatgtaatttaaaaaattaatctcAACTAAAATAAATGAGCTGAAGCGTGACTTGATGACACATGTCATTCTacgtattaaataaattatactaaaaaaaaaaatgtaacatAATTAACTATTCCTTTTTCTGTCTTATCAATTGATAGTTAATTGTTAGAAACATAGCTGCTAATATTCGTTATTTACATTCAATAATAACAAGCTACAAATTTACATTAGTAAAGCTACTATTTCTAACAAAATTTGAATtcaatatgtatgtacatatatagtagTTAATGAAACAAATATGTACTAGTAGTagagtaattatatattttgtttatttattctatcaaaaagaaaaaaatatcttCTCATTATTATTTGTAACTTTACAGATATACAAAGCTAGGCTTTGCAGGCAATAAGGAACCTCAGCTTATAATTCCTTCTGCAATTGCTATTAAAGAAACTGCAAAGGTTGGAGATAATAATGCCAGAAGGGTTACTAAAGGAGTCGAAGATTTGGATGCTTATATTGGAGATGAAGCTTTTGAAGCGACTGGTTATTCTGTGAAAGTATGTAGATACATCAGTATGCggttatatttttattgaaatacatatttttcaaattatcttATAATTTATGCTCAATTTTGTTTAGTATCCAGTTAGACATGGATTAGTGGAAGACTGGGATTTAATGGAAAAATTCCTACAGCAATGTATTTTCAAATATCTTAGGGCAGAACCTGAAGATCATTACTTTTTACTCACAGAACCACCATTAAATACTCCAGAGAATCGGGAATATACAGCAGAGATAATGTTTGAATCATTTAATGTGCCAGGTCTTTATATTGCTGTACAAGCAGTATTAGCATTAGCTGCCTCTTGGACAGCTAAAACAATAGAGGATAGGACATTAACGGGTGTTGTTGTCGATAGTGGAGATGGCGTAACTCACGTAATACCAGTGGTATGTATAAAAGGAgaagaatataaaattataaaatgaacATACAACATAGACTATAACCTGTTGcaattaacaaatttattttgTCATTTAGGCAGAAGGTTTCGTTATAGGAAGTTGTATAAAACACATTCCTATTGCCGGTCGTGATATTACATATTTCATTCAAAGTTTGTTACGAGAACGTGAAATTGGAATTCCACCTGAACAATCATTAGAAACAGCTAAAGCAATAAAAGAAAAGTATTGCTATATATGTCCCGATATTTCAAAAGAATTTGCTAAATACGATAGTGATCctactaaaataaaaaaatatgaagGTGTCAATAGTATTACAAAGCAACCATTTGTAGTAGATGTTGGATATGAAAGGTTTCTTGGACCAGAGATATTCTTTCATCCTGAGGTATGTCCATTTAAATTTAAGCATATAAATTCAGTTATAAAACATGAAAGGTTTGTtacatatacattttattttattatcacaTTTTTAGTTCTCTAATCCAGATTTCACGACACCACTAAGCGAAATTGTAGATGATGTAATTCAAAATTGTCCAATAGACGTTAGAAGAccattatatagtaatattgtattatCGGGTGGTTCTACGATGTTCAAGGACTTTGGTAGACGATTACAACGTGATATAAAACGAATTGTCGATGCACGTCTCAAACTTAGCGAAACATTAAGTGGAAGTCTTATTAcggtaatatatatttttatatatttcaatatgaaaaaagaagaagagtagCCTAGTATttatgtttaattttattttagccAAAACCTATAGATGTTcatgttatatcgcatcacaaaCAACGTTGGGCAGTATGGTACGGAGGTGCGTTATTAGCTAGCGATCCAGAATTTTATACAGTTTGTCATACCAAAAAAGCTTATCAAGAATATGGACCTGGAATTTGTCGTTATAATCCCGTATTCCATAGTatggtataaaataaataagaatacaAGTGGCATTAAAAGGAATTACATTATTATGGACCAATGGTCCCTCTAAACGCTAATTGATCTATCAACAATTTGAtgaatttctaattttttatcTTAAATGATGATGTATTTGATTAGATGGAATGGgtgtttttattatataattgctAACTGAAATAATTACAGAGGAACTAGTAAACGCCCAGTATTGCACTAGTAAACGCACACAAAAAAGTTTTTATGCTCattaattattacaataatatatgacgatatttatatgtaataaagATACAGGGAAAATCTCTCAAAAAGATGAAGGTAACACTGCATTAGAAACAATGACTAGGAATAGTCAATAAAAATGATAATACAAGATAATTGTATAGATCTGTACATAACATAAGACAActtgaaaataataattcttttttaatGAATTACATTCACAGAGTATATGCTTTACATTATCCTATATATAATGAACTCATGTATCAACaaaatataaatgataattGACAAATAACACTTTGATACAAGTATTTcaacaatataatttatttattaatatatgtgtatatatacgtatgtatatgtgtatgtatatatatatatatttattcttttttattatttaaaacttCGCAAAAATTGGGTATGTAATAATTGCATCAAAAGTTCCAAAAAATTACAATAGAGCATACAGGATCATACAATGTATACAACCTCATACTACgtatgaatatataaatataatcagAGTATATCA
This portion of the Bombus affinis isolate iyBomAffi1 chromosome 1, iyBomAffi1.2, whole genome shotgun sequence genome encodes:
- the LOC126922372 gene encoding glycosyltransferase 25 family member isoform X1, which produces MKLVNFFRVILVCFIVFIEISEQNFKNPTVLITILVRNKAHTLPYFLTFLEQLTYPKERIHLWICSDNNIDNSIEILSAWLKNERSKYHGVEINFDEKSNGFEDENEIAHWSPQRFLHVINLREEALHAGRNIWADFIWMLDADVFLTNPNTLNELILKNETVVAPLLKSDGLYSNFWAGVTSDFYYLRTEKYEPILFREIKGCFNVPMIHSAVLIDLRKHISDLLTYDPKNLNQYSGPIDDIITFAVGANNSDIPLSICNDNIYGFIMVPLEEKETVTEDLQRLTNIKTEILSDNNYLPLSMHLERFVQYPTEDTLQVDNIYMINLLRRPERRERMHKLFKELGIRVETHDAVDGRILNQSALEKLGIEIMAGYTDPYHNRPMTMGEIGCFLSHYNIWNKVIENGFKSIIVLEDDVRFEPFFRQKVNYILKELKDLQFEWDLVYLGRKRLAENAESWIDGSKYLVHAGYSYWTLGYILSRSGAKKLIEAMPLKQLLPVDEYLPILSDVHPRDDWKVHYTKRNLILLSANPLLIYPTHYTGEQGYISDTENSTTIFNDQDINKSKREDL
- the LOC126922372 gene encoding glycosyltransferase 25 family member isoform X2: MLDADVFLTNPNTLNELILKNETVVAPLLKSDGLYSNFWAGVTSDFYYLRTEKYEPILFREIKGCFNVPMIHSAVLIDLRKHISDLLTYDPKNLNQYSGPIDDIITFAVGANNSDIPLSICNDNIYGFIMVPLEEKETVTEDLQRLTNIKTEILSDNNYLPLSMHLERFVQYPTEDTLQVDNIYMINLLRRPERRERMHKLFKELGIRVETHDAVDGRILNQSALEKLGIEIMAGYTDPYHNRPMTMGEIGCFLSHYNIWNKVIENGFKSIIVLEDDVRFEPFFRQKVNYILKELKDLQFEWDLVYLGRKRLAENAESWIDGSKYLVHAGYSYWTLGYILSRSGAKKLIEAMPLKQLLPVDEYLPILSDVHPRDDWKVHYTKRNLILLSANPLLIYPTHYTGEQGYISDTENSTTIFNDQDINKSKREDL
- the LOC126918513 gene encoding actin-related protein 3, giving the protein MLGRLPACVIDVGTGYTKLGFAGNKEPQLIIPSAIAIKETAKVGDNNARRVTKGVEDLDAYIGDEAFEATGYSVKYPVRHGLVEDWDLMEKFLQQCIFKYLRAEPEDHYFLLTEPPLNTPENREYTAEIMFESFNVPGLYIAVQAVLALAASWTAKTIEDRTLTGVVVDSGDGVTHVIPVAEGFVIGSCIKHIPIAGRDITYFIQSLLREREIGIPPEQSLETAKAIKEKYCYICPDISKEFAKYDSDPTKIKKYEGVNSITKQPFVVDVGYERFLGPEIFFHPEFSNPDFTTPLSEIVDDVIQNCPIDVRRPLYSNIVLSGGSTMFKDFGRRLQRDIKRIVDARLKLSETLSGSLITPKPIDVHVISHHKQRWAVWYGGALLASDPEFYTVCHTKKAYQEYGPGICRYNPVFHSMV